From a single Lacerta agilis isolate rLacAgi1 chromosome 3, rLacAgi1.pri, whole genome shotgun sequence genomic region:
- the PRPH2 gene encoding peripherin-2, whose protein sequence is MAVMKVKFNQKKRVKLAQGLWLMNWFSLFAGIVVFSMGLFLKIELRKRSEVMDNSESHFVPNSLILVGLLACVFNGLAGKICYDSLDPAKFAKWKPILKVYLVLCVFFNVFILFVVLICFLMRGSLDSTLAHGLKNGMKFYRDTDTPGRCFMKKTIDMLQIEFKCCGNNGFRDWFEIQWISNRYLDFGSKEVKDRIKSNVDGRYLVDGVPFSCCNPSSPRPCIQYQVSNNSAHYSYDFQTEELNLWNRGCREALLKYYSNMMSSMGVIVLFVWLFEMLVMIGLRLLHTSLESIANPEDPECESEGWVLEKSLKDTFKSTLENLKNIGKLNQVDAGAEGTEGDGAKTQAVSTVS, encoded by the exons ATGGCTGTGATGAAAGTCAAGTTCAACCAGAAGAAAAGAGTAAAACTAGCACAAGGACTATGGCTCATGAACTGGTTCTCCTTGTTTGCTGGGATCGTTGTTTTCTCTATGGGATTGTTCTTGAAAATTGAGCTCAGGAAACGAAGTGAAGTGATGGACAACTCTGAAAGCCACTTTGTGCCGAATTCCTTGATATTGGTGGGTCTCCTAGCCTGCGTGTTCAATGGTCTTGCAGGCAAGATCTGTTACGATTCTCTGGATCCTGCTAAATTTGCAAAGTGGAAGCCTATCTTGAAAGTGTACCTAGTGTTGTGTGTGTTCTTTAACGTCTTCATTCTCTTCGTGGTTCTCATTTGCTTTCTGATGAGGGGTTCCCTGGATAGTACATTAGCGCATGGTCTAAAAAATGGCATGAAGTTCTATCGAGATACAGATACTCCAGGGAGGTGCTTCATGAAGAAGACAATCGACATGCTCCAGATTGAGTTCAAATGTTGTGGAAACAATGGTTTTAGAGACTGGTTTGAGATCCAGTGGATCAGCAACAGATACTTGGATTTTGGTTCTAAGGAAGTGAAAGA TCGCATTAAAAGCAACGTGGACGGCAGGTACTTGGTGGATGGCGTCCCCTTCAGCTGCTGCAACCCAAGTTCGCCACGACCTTGCATCCAGTACCAGGTCTCTAACAACTCAGCTCACTACAGCTATGACTTTCAAACCGAAGAGCTCAATCTATGGAACCGCGGCTGCAGGGAGGCTCTGCTTAAATACTACAGCAACATGATGAGCTCCATGGGAGTCATCGTCCTCTTTGTCTGGCTCTTTGAG ATGTTGGTGATGATAGGGTTGCGGCTGCTGCATACTTCCCTGGAGAGCATTGCCAATCCAGAAGATCCAGAATGTGAGAGCGAAGGCTGGGTGCTGGAGAAGAGCCTGAAAGACACTTTCAAATCCACCCtggaaaatttgaaaaatattGGTAAGTTGAATCAGGTGGATGCAGGCGCAGAAGGGACAGAAGGCGACGGCGCGAAAACCCAAGCTGTCTCAACCGTCAGTTGA
- the TBCC gene encoding tubulin-specific chaperone C, giving the protein MEAAPESNGVSVAGGRGFAPEVPERFQQREAERREEAGRRRREKESLAVREEQSDYFAAAFGRERAAAEALLGPERDAEAVSEAAQRLQELQRLLTDSVRFLAPYEVRQAQAALGRLQDALAERRLQLQPKKRFAFKKGLRKEPASAQEAPPTPPVPSTREGQPSRAEEEEEEEEEPGCGFSRAEDQELELGPAELLQRDVALSQLSRCRVRLRGNPNTLLVRDCRDCTVLCGPVSTSVRVDGCDGCVLALACQQLRTHQATQSSFYVQVTCRAMLEDCSGVRFAPYTWTYEGIDADFETSGLDRSRDNWSQVDDFNWLARNEPSPNWSVIPENERIADWDRTGDCSPSAEGTR; this is encoded by the coding sequence aTGGAGGCTGCTCCTGAGAGCAACGGGGTGTCTGTCGCCGGCGGCCGTGGCTTCGCCCCCGAGGTCCCCGAGAGGTTCCAGCAGCGGGAAGCGGAGCGGAGGGAGGAAGCCGGCCGGCGGCGCCGCGAGAAAGAGTCGCTGGCGGTGCGGGAGGAGCAGAGCGACTACTTCGCCGCCGCCTTCGGCCGGGAGCGGGCAGCCGCCGAAGCCTTGCTGGGGCCGGAGCGGGACGCCGAGGCCGTGTCGGAGGCGGCGCAGcggctgcaggagctgcagcgGCTGCTGACGGACTCGGTGCGCTTCCTGGCCCCCTACGAGGTGCGCCAGGCGCAGGCGGCGCTGGGGAGGCTCCAGGACGCGCTGGCCGAGCGGCGCCTCCAGCTGCAGCCCAAGAAGCGCTTCGCCTTCAAGAAGGGCCTCAGGAAGGAGCCCGCCTCGGCCCAGGAGGCGCCGCCGACGCCGCCCGTGCCTTCAACGCGGGAGGGTCAGCCAAGccgggcggaggaggaggaggaggaggaggaggaacccgGGTGCGGCTTCAGCCGGGCCGAAGACCAGGAGCTTGAGCTGGGGCCAGCCGAGCTGCTGCAGCGGGACGTGGCGCTTTCGCAGCTGAGCCGCTGCCGGGTGCGGCTGCGGGGCAACCCCAACACGCTGTTGGTGCGCGACTGCCGGGACTGTACGGTGCTTTGCGGACCCGTGTCCACGTCGGTGAGGGTCGACGGCTGCGACGGCTGCGTCTTGGCCCTGGCCTGCCAGCAGCTCCGCACGCACCAGGCCACCCAGAGCAGCTTCTACGTGCAGGTGACCTGCCGGGCCATGCTGGAGGACTGCAGCGGGGTCCGCTTCGCGCCCTACACGTGGACTTACGAGGGCATCGACGCCGACTTCGAGACTTCCGGGCTCGACAGGAGCAGGGACAACTGGAGCCAAGTGGACgacttcaactggctggctaggAACGAGCCTTCGCCGAACTGGAGTGTGATCCCCGAAAATGAGAGGATCGCGGACTGGGATCGAACCGGTGATTGTAGCCCCTCCGCAGAGGGGACTAGATAG